One genomic segment of Gottschalkia acidurici 9a includes these proteins:
- the rpmF gene encoding 50S ribosomal protein L32, with amino-acid sequence MAVPKRKISKSKRDKRRASAQVLTKATIVECPQCHETKLPHRVCGSCGYYKNREVVSVE; translated from the coding sequence ATGGCAGTACCAAAGCGTAAAATATCTAAATCAAAGAGAGATAAAAGAAGAGCTTCTGCTCAAGTTTTAACTAAGGCAACTATAGTTGAGTGTCCACAATGTCATGAGACAAAATTACCGCACAGAGTATGTGGTTCTTGTGGTTACTATAAAAACAGAGAAGTAGTATCAGTAGAATAA
- the fapR gene encoding transcription factor FapR encodes MANKRLNKKERQKKLIDKLKNDPFLTDEELMNMFNVSIQTIRLDRLELRIPELRERIKNVAEGNYSKVRTIGETEIVGELVDIILGKSGISILETNESMTFKKTNFIRGQNIFAQAESLALAVIDADVVLTGVANIKYKSPVMPGEKLIAKAEVVRERGNKYFVHVFTYVGEKQVFRGKFILVSTD; translated from the coding sequence ATGGCAAACAAAAGACTCAATAAAAAAGAGCGACAGAAAAAATTAATAGATAAGCTTAAGAACGACCCATTTTTAACTGATGAAGAGTTAATGAATATGTTTAATGTTAGCATACAAACGATAAGATTAGATAGATTAGAGCTTAGAATACCAGAGCTGAGAGAGCGCATAAAGAATGTAGCTGAAGGAAATTACTCTAAAGTAAGAACAATAGGTGAGACTGAGATCGTAGGGGAACTAGTAGACATAATTCTAGGGAAAAGCGGCATATCTATATTAGAAACTAATGAAAGTATGACCTTTAAGAAGACTAACTTTATAAGAGGTCAGAATATATTTGCTCAAGCAGAATCCTTAGCTTTAGCGGTTATAGATGCAGACGTGGTATTAACAGGAGTTGCAAATATAAAATATAAAAGTCCAGTTATGCCAGGGGAAAAGCTTATAGCAAAAGCTGAGGTAGTTAGAGAAAGGGGAAATAAATACTTTGTTCATGTATTTACCTATGTAGGTGAAAAACAAGTGTTTAGAGGTAAATTCATATTAGTTTCTACAGACTAG
- a CDS encoding DUF6258 family protein, translating into MNLEEFLETIYVGDRFIKSIIIDSQQKEVKIQFNLISRIRSSSGAWDFYNNENIENGLIVFTDIETFSFDPPEIIPNDELYDWRITKMDESGYEIDLYMGSYNNYGDHQEVKLKLKTKGIYLEDPLNQGTKIYN; encoded by the coding sequence TTGAATCTAGAAGAATTTTTAGAAACTATTTATGTAGGGGATAGATTTATAAAGTCAATTATTATAGATTCTCAACAAAAAGAAGTAAAAATACAGTTTAATTTAATATCACGAATACGAAGTAGTAGTGGAGCTTGGGATTTTTATAATAATGAAAATATAGAGAATGGACTAATAGTATTTACTGATATAGAAACGTTTAGTTTTGATCCACCAGAAATTATTCCTAATGACGAGTTATATGACTGGAGGATAACGAAGATGGATGAAAGTGGATATGAAATAGATCTATATATGGGATCATACAATAATTATGGAGACCATCAAGAAGTAAAGCTTAAGCTAAAAACTAAGGGTATATATCTAGAAGATCCATTAAATCAAGGAACTAAAATATATAATTGA
- a CDS encoding acetate/propionate family kinase, translated as MNILVINCGSSSLKYQLLDMSNESVLAIGLAERIGIEGSRIKHEPAGKEKVIFEQPMSDHKVALEIIINALIDKEHGSISSMDEIDAVGHRVVHGGEKFSKSVLINDEVMKGLKECADLAPLHNPPNIMGIEACQDIMPNVPMVAVFDTAFHQTMPESSYIYALPYELYEKYGIRRYGFHGTSHYYVSNRVAEMLDVDLKDIKLITCHLGNGSSISAIKDGKCLDTSMGFTPLEGLAMGTRTGDIDPAAILYVMEKEGLSTAEANDLINKKSGVLGISGISSDFRDIEDAAEAGNEKAQLALDVFHNRAKKYIGSYAALMGGVDVIVFTAGLGENAGLTRSEICKGLEFLGVEIDQEANNVRGKETIISTPNSKVKVVIVPTNEELMIARDTKN; from the coding sequence ATGAACATATTAGTCATCAACTGTGGAAGTTCATCTTTAAAGTATCAATTATTAGACATGAGTAATGAATCAGTTTTAGCTATAGGATTAGCTGAAAGAATAGGGATAGAGGGTTCAAGAATAAAACATGAGCCGGCTGGAAAGGAAAAGGTTATCTTTGAACAACCAATGAGTGATCATAAAGTAGCTTTAGAGATAATAATAAATGCATTAATAGATAAAGAACATGGATCAATTTCTTCAATGGATGAAATTGATGCGGTAGGTCATAGAGTTGTTCATGGTGGAGAGAAATTCTCTAAATCAGTTTTAATTAATGATGAAGTTATGAAAGGGTTAAAAGAGTGTGCAGACTTAGCGCCGCTACATAACCCACCAAATATAATGGGAATAGAAGCGTGCCAAGATATAATGCCAAATGTACCTATGGTTGCAGTATTTGATACAGCGTTCCATCAAACAATGCCAGAATCATCATATATATATGCTTTACCATATGAATTATATGAAAAATACGGTATAAGAAGATATGGATTCCACGGAACTTCACACTACTATGTATCTAACAGAGTTGCAGAAATGTTAGACGTAGATTTAAAAGATATAAAATTAATTACTTGTCACTTAGGAAATGGTTCAAGTATATCAGCTATTAAAGACGGAAAATGCTTAGACACTAGTATGGGATTCACTCCATTAGAAGGATTAGCAATGGGAACTAGAACTGGAGATATAGATCCAGCTGCCATTCTTTATGTAATGGAGAAAGAAGGATTAAGTACAGCTGAAGCTAATGATTTAATAAACAAAAAGTCAGGAGTTTTAGGAATTTCGGGAATAAGCAGTGACTTTAGAGATATAGAAGATGCAGCTGAAGCTGGAAATGAAAAAGCACAATTAGCATTAGATGTATTCCACAACAGAGCTAAAAAATATATAGGTTCATATGCGGCACTAATGGGTGGAGTAGATGTAATAGTATTTACAGCTGGGCTAGGAGAAAATGCTGGATTAACTAGATCAGAAATATGTAAAGGATTAGAATTCTTAGGAGTAGAAATCGACCAAGAAGCAAATAATGTTAGAGGGAAAGAAACTATAATAAGTACTCCAAATTCTAAAGTTAAGGTAGTTATAGTTCCTACAAATGAGGAATTAATGATAGCTAGAGATACAAAAAATTAA
- the plsX gene encoding phosphate acyltransferase PlsX yields the protein MIIAVDAMGGDEGLKVTVKGSIDAINELGVKIVLVGKESLIKEQLNKYKYDVKNIEIVNADEIITNEDEPAMAIRKKKDSSMVVGLNLLKEKKVDAFISSGNTGALLSGGLLLVKRIKGIERPALATVYPTKKGVSLLLDVGANADSKPKYLQQFAIMGSIYSEKILNRKKPKVGLVNIGAEKGKGNDLVKETYEILENTEGINFCGNTEGRDIPNGDIDVLVCDGFVGNIILKLTEGLGLSIFSMLKDTFMESTMSKIGALILKPGLKKFKKQLDYSEYGGAPLLGVKGAVIKAHGSSNDIAIKNAIKQAKLFVENGVIEKIEENIAFGREQNE from the coding sequence ATGATAATAGCAGTCGATGCTATGGGTGGCGACGAAGGATTAAAAGTTACAGTAAAAGGAAGCATAGATGCTATAAATGAACTAGGAGTAAAAATAGTTCTTGTAGGAAAAGAAAGCTTAATTAAAGAACAGTTAAATAAATATAAATATGATGTTAAAAACATTGAAATAGTAAATGCTGATGAAATTATTACAAATGAAGATGAACCTGCTATGGCAATAAGAAAGAAAAAAGACTCTTCAATGGTAGTAGGACTTAACCTACTTAAAGAAAAAAAAGTAGATGCTTTTATCTCATCAGGAAATACAGGAGCACTTTTAAGTGGTGGACTTCTTTTGGTAAAAAGAATAAAAGGAATAGAAAGACCAGCACTTGCTACTGTTTATCCTACTAAAAAGGGAGTATCACTTTTATTAGATGTAGGGGCTAATGCGGACTCAAAACCTAAATATTTACAACAGTTCGCAATAATGGGTTCAATATATAGTGAAAAAATATTAAATAGAAAAAAACCTAAAGTAGGTTTAGTAAATATAGGTGCTGAAAAAGGAAAAGGAAATGATCTTGTAAAAGAAACTTATGAGATATTAGAGAACACTGAAGGTATAAACTTCTGCGGAAACACTGAAGGTAGAGATATACCGAATGGTGATATAGATGTATTAGTATGTGACGGATTTGTTGGGAATATTATTTTAAAACTTACAGAAGGACTTGGACTTTCTATATTTTCTATGCTTAAAGATACTTTCATGGAATCTACAATGAGTAAAATAGGAGCGTTAATATTAAAACCAGGACTTAAAAAATTTAAAAAGCAACTAGATTATTCAGAATATGGTGGGGCGCCACTGCTTGGTGTTAAAGGTGCAGTTATAAAAGCCCATGGAAGTTCTAATGATATTGCCATTAAAAACGCTATTAAACAAGCTAAACTATTTGTAGAGAACGGGGTAATAGAAAAGATAGAAGAAAATATCGCTTTTGGGAGGGAACAAAATGAGTAA
- a CDS encoding beta-ketoacyl-ACP synthase III — protein MSKGIGIVGTGSFLPEKILSNFDLEKIVDTSDEWITTRTGIKERRILEKDKASSDMAVEASKKALEQSNLTPLDIDLIIVATMTPDMTTPSTACIVQEKLGCRNAAAFDLSAACSGFIYGLSVAYSFVKSGVYKRILLIGTESMSRILDWEDRSTCILFGDGAGAVVIGEVPEGKGILQTELGSDGSGAEHLLVPAGGSKCPITKEVLDERLQYLKMEGSEVFKFAVRKIEEVSKSVLEKSELRSEDINYLIPHQANTRIIDSAIKKLKISSEKVYVNLSRYGNMSAASIPVALDEAVREGKINDGDNILLVGFGGGLTWGASTLKWHGK, from the coding sequence ATGAGTAAGGGAATAGGTATAGTAGGAACAGGAAGTTTTCTTCCAGAAAAGATATTAAGCAATTTCGATTTAGAAAAGATAGTAGATACTTCAGATGAGTGGATAACTACTAGAACAGGAATAAAAGAAAGAAGAATCTTAGAGAAAGATAAAGCTTCTTCTGACATGGCTGTTGAGGCCTCTAAAAAGGCTCTAGAGCAATCAAATTTAACTCCTTTAGATATAGATTTGATTATAGTTGCTACAATGACTCCAGACATGACTACACCTTCTACAGCTTGTATAGTCCAAGAAAAGTTAGGGTGTAGAAATGCGGCAGCCTTTGATCTTTCTGCAGCATGCTCGGGATTTATCTATGGACTTTCAGTTGCTTATAGTTTTGTAAAATCAGGGGTTTACAAGAGGATACTACTGATAGGAACTGAGTCTATGTCTAGAATATTGGACTGGGAAGATAGAAGTACTTGTATATTATTTGGAGATGGAGCAGGCGCTGTAGTTATAGGAGAAGTTCCAGAGGGAAAAGGAATTTTACAGACAGAACTAGGTTCTGATGGAAGTGGAGCAGAGCATTTACTTGTACCAGCTGGAGGCTCTAAATGTCCAATAACTAAAGAAGTACTAGATGAAAGGCTACAGTATTTAAAGATGGAAGGAAGCGAAGTCTTTAAATTTGCAGTAAGAAAAATAGAAGAAGTTTCTAAAAGTGTACTAGAAAAAAGTGAGTTAAGATCAGAAGATATAAACTACTTAATTCCTCATCAAGCAAATACCAGAATTATAGATTCTGCAATTAAGAAACTTAAAATTTCAAGTGAAAAAGTATACGTAAACTTAAGCAGGTACGGAAACATGTCTGCAGCATCCATACCAGTAGCCTTAGATGAAGCTGTGAGAGAAGGAAAAATAAATGATGGAGATAATATTTTACTAGTAGGCTTTGGTGGAGGCTTAACTTGGGGTGCTTCTACATTAAAATGGCATGGAAAATAG
- a CDS encoding YceD family protein, whose translation MKLDLSQLFEGTVYKLELEEKLDINVFNENITNQRNIKLKEPVSITGNMYYTEDGIYLDAKLAYEYIEDCARCLTEFSEKIETVISGKIMKKSNQPIEEDDDEIIIYYDGEELEIEDNIISSILLSLPMKSLCKQDCKGLCDKCGKDLNAGQCDCTKEDIDPRLAKLKDLFD comes from the coding sequence ATGAAGCTTGATTTGTCACAACTTTTCGAGGGAACTGTTTATAAACTTGAACTTGAAGAAAAATTAGACATCAATGTATTTAATGAAAATATTACTAATCAACGTAATATAAAGTTGAAAGAGCCAGTTAGCATAACCGGAAATATGTATTATACAGAAGATGGTATATATTTAGATGCTAAATTAGCATATGAATATATTGAAGACTGTGCTAGATGTCTAACTGAGTTTTCAGAAAAGATAGAAACAGTTATATCGGGAAAGATTATGAAAAAATCAAATCAACCAATTGAAGAAGATGATGATGAGATCATAATTTACTATGATGGTGAAGAATTAGAGATAGAGGATAATATAATATCTTCTATACTGTTATCTTTACCTATGAAGTCTCTTTGCAAACAAGATTGTAAAGGTCTATGCGATAAATGCGGAAAAGATTTAAATGCAGGACAATGTGACTGTACTAAGGAAGATATTGATCCTCGTCTAGCGAAACTGAAAGACTTGTTTGATTAA